In the genome of Halictus rubicundus isolate RS-2024b chromosome 9, iyHalRubi1_principal, whole genome shotgun sequence, one region contains:
- the Eif3i gene encoding eukaryotic translation initiation factor 3 subunit I, whose amino-acid sequence MKPLMLHGHERAITKIKYNREGDLLFSSSKDKKPNVWYSLNGERLGTFNGHNGSVWCIDVNWDTTRFISGSGDNTLRVWDCQTGKEIGQLHTNSSVRTCNFSYSADLAVYSTDKALGHQCEMFIIDIRNVDGALSQEDAISRISVNGPRISSILWGALDETIITGHEDGEITLWDVRTRKKLNSVSSHKSQINDMQFNKDGTMFVTASKDNTAKLFDSESLMLLKTYKTERPVNSATISPIFDHVVLGGGQDAMDVTTTSTRQGKFDSRFYHLVFEEEFARLKGHFGPINSLAFHPNGRSFSTGGEDGYVRINTFDQSYFDFHFEY is encoded by the exons ATG AAACCTTTGATGTTACACGGGCACGAACGTGCTATAACGAAAATCAAATACAATAGAGAAGGAGATTTGTTATTTTCGTCGAGTAAAGACAAAAAGCCAAATGTTTGGTACTCTTTGAATGGAGAACGTCTTGGAACTTTCAATGGTCACAATGGTTCAGTATGGTGCATTGATGTCAATTGGGACACAACTAGATTTATATCTGGCAGTGGTGATAACACATTAAGAGTTTGGGATTGTCAAACTG GCAAGGAAATCGGTCAATTGCACACAAACAGTTCAGTAAGGACATGTAACTTTAGTTATTCGGCAGATCTTGCTGTCTATTCTACAGACAAAGCTCTGGGACACCAGTGCGAGATGTTCATCATAGATATCAGAAATGTTGATGGAGCGTTGTCACAAGAAGATGCTATTTCTAGAATTTCTGTTAACGGTCCCAGAATTTCTTCTATTTTATGGGGTGCTTTAGATGAAACAATTATTACTGGCCACGAAGATGGTGAAATCACTCTTTGGGATGTGAGA ACAAGGAAGAAGCTGAACAGTGTTTCGAGTCACAAGTCGCAAATCAATGACATGCAGTTCAACAAGGACGGCACTATGTTTGTTACTGCATCAAAGGATAACACAGCAAAACTGTTTGATAGCGAATCGTTAATGTTATTAAAGACATATAAAACAGAAAGGCCCGTCAACTCTGCCACAATTTCTCCTATTTTCGATCAT GTGGTTCTTGGAGGTGGTCAAGATGCCATGGACGTAACAACAACGTCCACTCGTCAAGGAAAGTTCGATTCACGATTTTACCATTTAGTATTCGAAGAAGAATTCGCGCGTTTAAAGGGCCATTTCGGTCCGATCAATTCTCTTGCGTTCCATCCGAATGGTCGCAGCTTTTCAACAGGTGGAGAAGATGGTTATGTTCGTATTAACACGTTTGATCAATCGTACTTTGACTTCCATTTTGAATACTAA